Genomic DNA from Bacteroides zhangwenhongii:
CCGATATGTTCACGAATAAAGTCTCCCTGCGAAACAACATGAGTCATTTTCTGATTTGCAAAATGTATTTCATATTCTCCGGCTCCTCCTAAAGTTTCTTTTTTTAATTCCTTACCGGCATCACCCTCTATCAGTTCACTCTTTTTACGTTCAGGAGCAGCATAACACACATACACATCATAAACGGTTTCTTTCGCTAAACGAGCTTTCCAAAGCACGGCGTCTTTGAGTTCTCTCCAGTTCTGCACATAAGAGAAACGCTCCGCCTCACTGCCATACCGTAGCCCTCCTTCCAACTGTGCATCGAACGTGCGTAATGTTTCAGTCATATCTCCGTTCAATAAACGACGATCATCCACCATCGGCTCTCCGTCACAGACTACTGCAATGACCGTATCTATACTATCCGGACATTCACGAGGAACTGCCAAACACACATCTTTTCCCTTACTCTCCCACGAAAGTTCTTTTGAAGGATCCGACAGCAACCAAGCCTTTTTCACCGGATTTTTCAATCCGCCGACTAACAACCGGCCCTCATGCGGCCATTGAAATATATGCAAATAAAGCGTGTCACCTTTACAAGTCGACTCTCCCCAAGATTGTACCGTCAACGGTGTCCGTTGTGTTCCCCGAATTGACTCTTCGCCATTAATTTTCCACCACCGGGCAATTCCTTGCAAAATTCGTCTGTCCGGCACATCGATACCACCATTCCCTTTAGGTCCCACATTCATTAGAATATTTCCGCCACGAGCTGCAGCTTTTACCAATAAACGTACGAAGTGAGCATCGGATTTATAGACTGTATCGTTAGCATTATAGGCAAATGAGTTATTCGTAGTAGGGATTCCTTCCCAATAACGAGGCATTACATGAAACTCAGCCGGTCTGTCGGAAGTACTCGCATAATCCGCACAAGCCTCAACAGCCCTTCCATTAATCACCACATTAGGAGCTAACCGACGTACAGCCGCAA
This window encodes:
- a CDS encoding alpha-L-fucosidase, with product MKSIMNSIAAFLCAGSLLFSFPSTLVAQKCYPIPTLESLIPQKEELDQRMKWFDEVRFGMFIHWGVYSSLSGTWNGIRYQGYGEHIQRMAKIPIAEYREKVAGTFNPQQFSAKEWVKLAKDAGMGYLVITAKHHDGFAMYDSEVSDYNIVKATPFGRDPIRELERECRKAGLKFGLYYSQAFDWGEKDAPGNDWDYRNPGGDLLLNGRDWWKKDSLFLKEHARKYVCGKAIPQLEELIRKYHPDLIWFDTPHKLPEEENLRIVAAVRRLAPNVVINGRAVEACADYASTSDRPAEFHVMPRYWEGIPTTNNSFAYNANDTVYKSDAHFVRLLVKAAARGGNILMNVGPKGNGGIDVPDRRILQGIARWWKINGEESIRGTQRTPLTVQSWGESTCKGDTLYLHIFQWPHEGRLLVGGLKNPVKKAWLLSDPSKELSWESKGKDVCLAVPRECPDSIDTVIAVVCDGEPMVDDRRLLNGDMTETLRTFDAQLEGGLRYGSEAERFSYVQNWRELKDAVLWKARLAKETVYDVYVCYAAPERKKSELIEGDAGKELKKETLGGAGEYEIHFANQKMTHVVSQGDFIREHIGQITLPAGDLDIRVKAGDIKGDELFRLRSLILAPVNSK